Proteins found in one Streptomyces sp. CB09001 genomic segment:
- a CDS encoding decaprenyl-phosphate phosphoribosyltransferase produces the protein MTDTAVTDTAVLRQRAPEQQREPDPPRRARRVPAGLLRTARPRQWVKNVLVVAAPAAAGELFSAPALGRLALVFVLFTACAAAVYLVNDARDAEADRAHPVKRHRPVAAGDVPVPLAYAVGGVLGVLAPALAAWLCPGPVAALLTAYLAMQLAYCVSLKHVLVVDLAVVTTGFLMRAMIGGLALGIPLSRWFLITTGFGALFMVAAKRYSEAVQMAGKDGATRALLTEYTTGYLRFVWQLAAGVAVLGYCLWAMEEGGVPHTSVLPWRQLSVIPFVLAVLRYAVFADRGTAGEPEDVVLRDRALALIGVVWLAMYGLAVANW, from the coding sequence GTGACTGACACGGCCGTCACCGACACCGCCGTCCTGCGCCAACGCGCCCCCGAACAGCAGCGGGAGCCCGACCCGCCGCGCCGGGCGAGACGGGTCCCGGCCGGGCTGCTGCGCACCGCGCGCCCCCGCCAGTGGGTCAAGAACGTCCTGGTCGTCGCCGCCCCGGCCGCCGCCGGCGAGCTGTTCTCCGCGCCCGCCCTGGGCCGGCTCGCCCTGGTCTTCGTCCTGTTCACCGCCTGCGCCGCCGCCGTCTACCTGGTCAACGACGCCCGCGACGCCGAGGCCGACCGCGCCCACCCCGTCAAACGGCACCGCCCGGTCGCCGCCGGAGACGTCCCGGTGCCGCTCGCCTACGCCGTCGGAGGCGTCCTGGGCGTCCTCGCGCCCGCCCTCGCCGCCTGGCTGTGCCCCGGGCCCGTCGCGGCCCTGCTGACCGCCTACCTCGCCATGCAACTGGCGTACTGCGTCAGCCTCAAGCACGTCCTGGTCGTCGACCTCGCCGTCGTCACCACCGGCTTCCTGATGCGGGCGATGATCGGCGGACTCGCGCTCGGCATCCCCCTGTCGCGCTGGTTCCTCATCACGACCGGCTTCGGCGCCCTGTTCATGGTCGCCGCCAAGCGGTACTCCGAAGCCGTCCAGATGGCCGGGAAGGACGGTGCCACGCGCGCGCTGCTCACCGAGTACACCACCGGCTACCTGCGCTTCGTCTGGCAGCTCGCCGCCGGGGTCGCCGTCCTCGGCTACTGCCTGTGGGCCATGGAGGAGGGCGGCGTACCGCACACCAGCGTGCTGCCCTGGCGCCAGCTCTCCGTGATCCCCTTCGTCCTCGCCGTCCTGCGCTACGCCGTCTTCGCCGACCGCGGCACCGCGGGCGAACCCGAGGACGTCGTCCTGCGCGACCGCGCCCTCGCGCTGATCGGCGTCGTATGGCTCGCGATGTACGGCCTGGCGGTGGCCAATTGGTAG
- a CDS encoding GtrA family protein, with the protein MARDVRPGGGQLVAGRRELLGFASAGLLAYAVDLGLFTCLRGAAGLDPLTAKALSFVAGCSVAYAGNALGTYRHLGRPRGLRPYAVFFAVNAAGAAVQLLCLAVSHYGLGLTSQRADTVSGAGVGMLLGTILRFWGTRTLVFRSAAGSGGPPGSWNATSGGRVGSWTG; encoded by the coding sequence ATGGCTCGCGATGTACGGCCTGGCGGTGGCCAATTGGTAGCCGGCCGGCGCGAACTGCTGGGCTTCGCCTCCGCCGGCCTGCTCGCCTACGCCGTCGACCTCGGCCTCTTCACCTGCCTGCGCGGCGCGGCCGGACTCGACCCGCTCACCGCCAAGGCCCTCTCCTTCGTCGCGGGCTGCTCGGTCGCCTACGCGGGCAACGCCCTGGGCACCTACCGCCACCTCGGCCGCCCCCGGGGCCTGCGCCCCTACGCGGTGTTCTTCGCCGTGAACGCCGCCGGTGCCGCCGTACAACTGCTCTGCCTGGCCGTCAGCCACTACGGGCTCGGTCTCACCTCGCAGCGCGCCGACACGGTCTCCGGCGCCGGCGTCGGCATGCTCCTGGGCACGATCCTGCGCTTCTGGGGCACAAGAACACTGGTCTTCCGGTCCGCGGCCGGATCCGGAGGGCCCCCGGGATCATGGAACGCGACGAGCGGGGGCAGGGTCGGATCATGGACTGGCTGA
- a CDS encoding YihY/virulence factor BrkB family protein, translated as MDWLKKRPVVGPWIARLTTTHAWRSYERLDRVKWSRLAAAMTFTSFVALFPLLSLAAAVAAATLNKQQQDKLQDKLAEQIPGISDQLNIQGLVDNAGTVGVIAALLLLFTGMGWVEATRGCLRAVWELPDEEENPVLHRAKDAGVLVGLGGALLITVGISTVASALVGWIIRTIGLAQGGVGGVLLYVAAFAVAVLADFLLLLYVLTLFPGVQPERRRLVVAALIGAVGFELLKLLLSGYIQGVAAKSMYGAFGVPVALLLWINFTAKLVLFCASWTATGSKAQELAEPGDKNVTDGSGDGPGPAAATSG; from the coding sequence ATGGACTGGCTGAAGAAGCGCCCCGTCGTGGGACCGTGGATCGCCCGCCTGACCACCACGCACGCGTGGCGCTCCTACGAGCGTCTCGACCGGGTGAAGTGGTCCCGGCTGGCCGCCGCCATGACCTTCACCAGCTTCGTCGCGCTCTTCCCGCTGCTGAGCCTGGCCGCCGCCGTCGCCGCCGCCACGCTCAACAAGCAGCAGCAGGACAAGCTCCAGGACAAGCTCGCCGAGCAGATCCCCGGCATCTCCGACCAGCTGAACATCCAGGGCCTCGTCGACAACGCGGGCACCGTCGGCGTCATCGCCGCCCTCCTGCTGCTGTTCACCGGCATGGGCTGGGTCGAGGCCACCCGGGGCTGTCTGCGCGCCGTGTGGGAGCTGCCCGACGAGGAGGAGAACCCGGTCCTGCACCGGGCCAAGGACGCGGGCGTCCTCGTCGGTCTCGGCGGCGCGCTGCTGATCACCGTCGGCATCTCCACCGTCGCCTCGGCGCTGGTCGGCTGGATCATCCGCACGATCGGTCTCGCCCAGGGCGGGGTCGGCGGCGTCCTGCTCTACGTCGCCGCCTTCGCCGTCGCCGTGCTCGCCGACTTCCTGCTGCTCCTCTACGTCCTGACCCTGTTCCCCGGCGTCCAGCCCGAGCGCCGCCGCCTGGTGGTGGCCGCGCTGATCGGCGCGGTCGGCTTCGAACTGCTGAAGCTGCTGCTCAGCGGCTACATCCAGGGCGTCGCGGCGAAGAGCATGTACGGCGCCTTCGGCGTCCCCGTCGCGCTGCTGCTGTGGATCAACTTCACCGCGAAGCTGGTGCTGTTCTGCGCCTCCTGGACGGCGACGGGCAGCAAGGCGCAGGAGCTGGCGGAGCCGGGCGACAAGAACGTCACGGACGGGTCCGGCGACGGACCAGGTCCGGCAGCGGCCACTTCCGGTTGA
- a CDS encoding D-alanyl-D-alanine carboxypeptidase — translation MPAPKKALRRSLSVASAALTALALLSPAALAAPSPSTSPSATPPASMSVVGGARLGKPGTQVDLAGGAPVLPKDLTARSWIVADAESGDVLAAHNAHWELAPASTLKMLFADTLLPKWPKTTKHKVEVADLAGIGSGSSMVGIKEEETYTVHDLWLGVFLRSGNDAVHVLSAMNDGVEKTVADMNAHAKELRAGDTTVVSPDGYDMPGQVSSAYDLTLIARSGLQKKDFREYASTVRAKFPGETKKDKKGKTSRRPFEIQNTNRLLAGDADVEVYPGIAGVKNGYTTNAGNTFTGVAEQGGKVLLVTVMHPAEDKHNEVYKETARLFDWGFRAAGKVRPVGELVGPRSATTASPSAGASGEAGGTGKGAEGTKPVAGATAGNGAGGAGVAAGIAAGVLVLLAGGAYLINRKWPLPDLVRRRTRP, via the coding sequence GTGCCCGCTCCCAAGAAGGCCCTCAGGCGATCCCTGTCGGTCGCCTCCGCCGCCCTGACCGCTCTCGCCCTCCTCTCCCCCGCCGCGCTCGCCGCCCCGAGCCCGTCGACGAGCCCGTCGGCCACTCCGCCGGCGTCGATGTCGGTCGTGGGCGGTGCGCGGCTCGGGAAGCCCGGAACGCAGGTGGACCTGGCGGGCGGGGCGCCCGTGCTGCCGAAGGACCTCACGGCCCGGTCGTGGATCGTCGCGGACGCCGAGTCGGGCGACGTACTGGCCGCGCACAACGCGCACTGGGAGCTGGCCCCGGCGAGCACCCTGAAGATGCTGTTCGCGGACACCCTGCTGCCGAAGTGGCCGAAGACGACGAAGCACAAGGTCGAGGTCGCGGACCTCGCGGGCATCGGCTCGGGGTCCAGCATGGTGGGGATCAAGGAGGAGGAGACGTACACCGTCCACGACCTGTGGCTCGGTGTCTTCCTGCGTTCGGGCAACGACGCCGTGCACGTCCTGTCGGCGATGAACGACGGCGTCGAGAAGACCGTCGCGGACATGAACGCGCACGCCAAGGAACTGCGGGCCGGCGACACCACCGTGGTCAGCCCCGACGGCTACGACATGCCGGGGCAGGTCTCCTCCGCGTACGACCTGACGCTCATCGCCCGTTCGGGGCTGCAGAAGAAGGACTTCCGCGAGTACGCCTCGACGGTCCGCGCCAAGTTCCCGGGCGAGACGAAGAAGGACAAGAAGGGAAAGACCAGCCGCAGGCCCTTCGAGATCCAGAACACCAACCGGCTCCTGGCCGGTGATGCGGACGTGGAGGTCTACCCGGGCATCGCCGGCGTCAAGAACGGCTACACCACCAACGCGGGCAACACCTTCACGGGCGTGGCCGAGCAGGGCGGCAAGGTGCTGCTCGTCACCGTGATGCACCCGGCGGAGGACAAGCACAACGAGGTCTACAAGGAGACCGCCCGCCTCTTCGACTGGGGCTTCCGGGCAGCCGGCAAGGTGCGGCCGGTGGGGGAACTGGTGGGTCCGAGGAGCGCCACAACGGCGAGCCCCTCGGCCGGGGCCTCCGGTGAGGCCGGCGGCACCGGGAAGGGCGCAGAGGGCACGAAGCCGGTGGCGGGCGCCACGGCCGGGAACGGCGCCGGCGGGGCCGGGGTCGCGGCCGGAATCGCCGCGGGGGTGCTGGTGCTGCTCGCGGGCGGCGCGTACCTGATCAACCGGAAGTGGCCGCTGCCGGACCTGGTCCGTCGCCGGACCCGTCCGTGA